GCTAGCCCCGAGGGTGGCCTTGAGGTGTAGGACACCTGCCCAGCCCCGGCACTGCAGGTGATTTCAGATGCCGGAACCACGGGAGGCCCAGGTTCTTGCTGTGGGTAGGACTGGATGAATCGTAAAgtgggtctgtttctgctttaatggCTTTCGGATATATTCTGCAAGTAGTGACCTACCCAGGTCATCtgcctcacccccccccccaaaaaaaaaccccaaaaccccaaACCCACAAACTGACAAATCTAAAATGTTGAGATATTTACACTTGTTAGAAAAAGTTGTACTCAAACCTTTTTATCCAATGTATTTCATTCGAAGCCAAAGATGTGAAGTGTCACAGCATCCACCTGACGGAGTTTGACACCTCGCTCCCCGCCACGTAGGGTCGGGGCTGCAGCTCAGCCTGGAGCTCCAGCGCCGCCCGGATTCTCCCAGGGCGCGCGCCCGGGGCCGGGGGGCCGGGGGGCTGGGgggccgggggcagggagggcgTGGAGCTGGTTCCCCTGGAGCGCCCAGTCAGCAGCGAGGCCCGGCGGTGGCGCTAGTGACGTAGGCCGCGCTTCCCTCCGCCCCACTGCGGGCCGAGGCTCAGCCCCGTCAGCCTCGCGAGCTCGCGCGCGCGAGAAGCAGGAGAAGGAGGGCTTTGGGGCCGGCCGGCTGTCGGAGGGCGACGGGTCGCGGGAAGGGGGGAGAGTGAGCATGCGCAGCAGCTCCGTGGAGAGCGGGGGAGGTGGGGACCCGTGCGCGCGCGCACGATCGGTCCGGGGCGGCCGCGGGTGGAGGGGGCGGTTCCTCGAGTGTCGGCGGCAGGAGGGTTGGCAGGCTGGCGGCAGGTGctgccgcggccgccgccgccgccgccgcctccgcctcctccgcctcctccgaGTCCTGGGTCTGCTCGTCCTCTCGCGGTGATGAGCTGAGCCCCGTCGGGGGCTGCACCTGCCGGCTGCCCATCACCCCGGACCTCCCGGCGTGACCTCGGCCTCCTCGCGTGCCCGGCCCCCGCGGCGGGCGCCGAGCTGCCCCTGAGAAGGAGCGGCAGCGGCCTCCTCCGACCCGAGTCCTCGCTCGGGGGGCCGCGCGGGGAGAGCgcccggccccctcccctccccagtccgCCATCCTCGATGTCTCCCCGGCGGGGAGGGGGCTGCCTGGGAGACGCGCTGAGCGGCCCCCCCCGGAGGCCCgtcggcggcagcagcagcagcgaccAGCCCGGCGACCCGAAGCCtcccccggcggcggcggcctgGAGGAGCCGCGCACCCGCCGCCGCCCCCGGAGCCtcgcagccgccgccgctgcccgGCGCCCGAGGAGAGGGCGGCGGGCGTCCCCCAGGGAAGATGAAGGCGGAGGGGGGCGACCACTCCATGATCAACCTGTCGGTGCAGCAGGTCCTGAGCCTCTGGGCCCATGGGACGGTGCTGAGAAACCTTACGGGTAATTGATGCGCCCGGGGTGGGGACCGGGATGCGGTGCCGCCCCtcgcctcccttctccctccctcggAGGGGAAGCGCTCCTCGCCGCCCCACCCCCGTGCGCGCCCCGCTCGGGAGCTCGCGGTCCCAAGTCCTGGCGAGGAAGGTGTTAATTGGATCCGCTCCGCTCCTGTTCTGGGGGCGCCGACGCCAGTCCCCCGAGACCCCGGCTCCAGAAGCGCTGGGGGAGAATCCACGACCcccgcctcccctcccttcctgcatCGGGAGGGCCGGCGACCGCCCTGCCTCTGTAGTACGCGCGGAATTGCTTTAGCGCTGAGACTTGAGTACAGTTAGCCTTTATTTATCTCCCCacctccatacacacacacacgcacacacgcacacacacacacacacacacacgcacacgcgcgcgCTTGCTTATTGCTCTTTAGGTCTTTTTCTAGTttagctctttttctttcttgcaaaTCTCAAATCGAATGCAGGACTTAAATTCCCTCTCACAATGATCAGTTTGCTTCAACTGTTAATTTGTTTTTGCGATATAAATGACTCATTAAGTAGATTATATTAGGTCACGGGCTGGGTCAAGGTCTAGTGAATTCTAAGCACTTTTTGCTTTAACCGtatatctcctctctctcctatttccttttgtctgtctgtctccctctggCGTCAAGCTGCTGCTTCTGTGACATTTGATAATTTTGTGTATTTCCCTTCATACGTCAAGGCTATCAGGAGGGAATTGGACTTAATATATTATAGTAATTAACATCAATTTCTAGTTGTAAAAGTGAGCAATAATActcataaacttttaaaatcaaatttgtaGGTCTGGTTTGTGGAGAAACTTCTGGCTTGGTTAATgcagaaatgcttgtattataccctgactttaaaaaatactcgCTAAAGATTAGTGTTTACGAGAAAGTGATTTCAGTTGCAGTTTGATGACTCCTCAGTGCGTGCTTCTCagggaaaaatcttaaaaacatactcaggatttaatttttgaaaatgtataagACAGCTAATTTTGATAGAGCATTAGTATTTCAAAATGCATTATGTTAAACTGGTTAAGAGTATGGAgagtattttacaaatataaccTATCTTGATAGGATACAAGATATTATAAAATCTAGCATTACATGGAATTCAGATATTCATAGAGAAAAGTTGGGATTATTTACCACCAGGTTGAGTTTAAAGACGCTGGGTGCCTTGAATGTGGAAACTGCTCTATAAAATTAACATGGATTCTGGATTGATTTATGGTGCCCTCACTTTTAATCTGTGGTTATTTAACTTGGAGCACACTGACCTTACATGATGGTTGCAGGACAGGAACATGTTTTTAGTTCTGAAAACCTACACTGACATAAGCACCATTTCATAATTCAATTGAATTTTGAGATAGACCACTTTATCTTACTTACGGCTTTCCTTGTGTTTATCCACTGTTAATATTTCAGATGTTGTATGAATTATGTTCATTggagtaaaatgaaaaataaggatttaagaatatgtatttgtatatgttaatGACTGGCTTAGCTCATCAGTGGGTATTTAGAGAAAATTAGCTTTGGGAACCACAgagtaaatgtaaatgtaacTTACCTCTTGGACAgatttaacaatattttaaaatatttaacattctgAATCATTATAGTGGCTTCCAGTTCCCATAGGTCAACCGTTAGGCTAACAATAGTAGTTTCAGCCCAGGGTTAGCTCTAATTATCTCCTAATCGTAATAATCAGCTGTTGCTCATTGGACTTTGCCATTTTATAAGGGATATGGGATATGCTGAACATCCAAAACCAGGACTGAGGTGGGACTGAGGAGCATGGGAACCTCTCCTAGGAAATTTAAATCGAGTCTGAGTACACAAAATTCTgtcaaaatggagaaaatagattCGGAATAGGCTTCACCAGCAGGTGAATGTACCACGTTAGGAACCACGTCACTGCTAAAAAGTAGACTCCGTAAGTGGTAACATTCTGATGTGGTTCATTATGGCCTTCTCCATGCTTGTGACCTTCGCGATCCCATATGCAGCTTGATCATTAGTTAAGTGATGCCTCCTacagtgccattttttttttcagcttcataATTAAGATGTAAGttaaaattgtttgttttttattttttttaacatttttattgcagtataattgctttacaatgatgtgttagtttctgctgtataacacagtgaatcagctttatgtatacatatatcctcatatcccctccctcttgcatctacaGTGCCATTTAGAACTTAGTCTAttagaaacaaacacacaacTTCTAAAACAAGATGACtcctatttattgaatgcctgctaTGTATCAGgcaatttacatatattatttctaatcTTCAGAGTAACTCTCCAAAGCAGATTTAcaaagaagctcagagaggtaaagttgGCCCACATCAAATAGCTTGAAATGGCTGAGCTAGGCTTGAAACCCTTCTCTGCCTACAGAACTACTCTCTCCCCCTTTCCAAGCTGCTTTAGCTACTTCTTCTCTGTTCTCTATAAACAGAATCAATTAAGTgcttcatcttgttccttcagcTCCTTATACAtgcttttgttgttatatttgtcaattacatTATAATCTTTATTTGTCTCTTCTAGACTGTGAGCTTTTTGAGGGTGGGGTCATTGTTGTAATCATGGAATTCTGGAATCCTAGTGTATTGTATCTGGCACGTAGTATATGCTCAATGCATGTTTATTGAATTGAGCTTTTAAAACAATACTTAACAGTTGCATGATTAAAACATTCTAGTTGCCTTATTTTTCAGCTACATCTGTTTGAGTGAATATGCTTTTAACTAGGATATAAGGTGTTTAAGCAATTCATATAGATAATTGTCATActtttaaaacacacaaatgCTTTTTTTGTGCTAGTTACCGTTCTTTCAtggattttatttaatcttttcaacCATCTTGAGAGAGATTAGtgtttatccttattttacaggttCAGACATTGAAGCAAAGAGTAACTTGATTAGATCTGGTAGCTAATAAGTGAAAAATTATTACCTTTTTTCAGATTATGATAACACATTAAGTCAGAAGGCATTTTTGTCATCATCATAA
This genomic interval from Balaenoptera ricei isolate mBalRic1 chromosome 11, mBalRic1.hap2, whole genome shotgun sequence contains the following:
- the TMEM170B gene encoding transmembrane protein 170B — its product is MSPRRGGGCLGDALSGPPRRPVGGSSSSDQPGDPKPPPAAAAWRSRAPAAAPGASQPPPLPGARGEGGGRPPGKMKAEGGDHSMINLSVQQVLSLWAHGTVLRNLTEMWYWIFLWALFSSLFVHGAAGVLMFVMLQRHRQGRVISVIAVSIGFLASVTGAMITSAAVAGIYRVAGKNMAPLEALVWGVGQTVLTLIISFSRILATL